In Rhododendron vialii isolate Sample 1 chromosome 9a, ASM3025357v1, the following are encoded in one genomic region:
- the LOC131301599 gene encoding uncharacterized protein LOC131301599, producing MKTGPRFTAIFLDYLRPPPFRFPVRTNREILKLVDRRVFQFNFSTRVVTGVDPNPTNIDRCCLPPEVALLSDHHSNRFCSTVPTTYLISYLPLFSSPDSKFSRLAVLCHLNQSAKKLREDAEVYESNSVSSTDGEDTVELEV from the exons ATGAAGACAGGCCCAAGATTTACCGCAATCTTCCTAGACTATCTCAGACCACCTCCTTTCCGATTTCCGGTCCGCACAAACAGAGAGATTTTGAAATTGGTAGATCGTAGAGTCTTCCAATTCAATTTTTCCACCAGAGTCGTTACCGGCGTTGACCCCAACCCCACCAACATCGATCGCTGTTGCCTCCCGCCGGAAGTCGCCCTCCTCTCCGACCACCACTCCAACCGCTTCTGCAGCACCGTCCCCACCAC GTATTTAATCTCTTATCtccctcttttttcttctccagACAGTAAATTTAGTAGGCTAGCAGTTCTCTGCCATCTTAATCAAAGTgccaaaaaattaagagaggatGCGGAAGTTTATGAGTCCAACTCTGTTTCAAGCACTGATGGAGAGGATACTGTGGAGCTAGAAGTATGA
- the LOC131301598 gene encoding putative disease resistance protein RGA3 isoform X2, translated as MTISPLISAAQAALTSLIPLATEQIKGAVFNFQDDLTSLHRRLTMIQALLSDAENSPRKIKSEVLKLWLKNLKLAICDAENVLDEIAYETLRGKLEVRKRDKVSSFFSHSNPLAFRPKIANKVKSINLLLDRICKEANEIGLAPANQLINASGVIQPTEFSRLTHPFIGDSSVVGRNGDVSMVRDMLLGSGVEDDLPVVAIVGMAGLGKTTLAQLIYKDDKVVNCFGDRRMWICVSDNFDVQRLLNEMMQSLTRDKSETPTIEGIVRKLRERLNGNKYLLVLDDVWNTSINKWECMRNCLQEIGGCKGSKIIVTTRSMEVVSTMRTSPSLTHRLGELSFDDSWNMFRKRAFANGGPRENRTLVDIGRRMVAQCKGVPLAVNSLGGLLYSKQYQKEWELIETTRMWKSLANEDGILSVLRLTYDHLPSPCLKQCFAFCSFFPKDFQIPKDELIWLWMGLGYLDQSSSEGNLEMEDVGNEYFNIFLRNSLLQDVKLDENNDIKSCKMHDLVHDLALDVSEGSCLTLKATKVKDHSEVQHLILHLGEGEGFENLKNGTNLRTLSLTGHLPKNFKDVKRIRALTLEMPDVKELPSSMRKLKHLRYFDLSRTSIEKLPNYITSFYNLQTLRLPPRLAEIPNEFHKLFNLRHFCISVTDYTKKLMPKMIGQLTSLQTLPFFVVGKEKGNKIAELGSLCQLRGRCHVYGLQHVKDKEEVEKAKMQEKSGITELGLHWDGDFGKTDFYHEDVLQGLKPDRNVKNLLLENFGGQRLASWMSGDIQFLQNLVDIELRSCRECEQVPTLGHLPHLEVVSMVGFDNLTHIGPNFYGLDERIFGHGSSSTRAAPTTIVFPALRKLTLCNMPQLKEWSDRSSLPVVATSTMEFFPCLEELWISDCPQLMTIPGHLLSLQASTIAWESAFYYAKGLRGPHKPYLILEVHASTNIGLLMAELLEKSKSLRFLEIQRFKELCYLPNQLLDLLSLEMLEISYCSNLVYIVEDKEVAFDSLTSLQLLSIKWCDKLRCLPKGLLQPTLVTLAISECPNLGMAHPDELCALSSLKNLRIEGCPRWKNYWEEGLLCLTSLKQLVIGDFSEELEYFPWPSSSATAAAANKEFPFISLESLSLGGWEKLKYLPDQLQHLTTLRELKICSFKGLEALPEWLGNLSSLQILHLWRCRSLTSFPSLETIQRLTNLHTVFLNRCPLLLETINKESNDQEWPKIYHNVSIKSFDVFQ; from the exons atgaCTATTTCTCCTCTCATCTCTGCTGCTCAGGCAGCCCTGACTAGCTTGATTCCACTAGCAACTGAACAAATCAAAGGGGCAGTGTTTAATTTCCAAGATGATCTCACGTCTCTCCACAGAAGGTTAACCATGATTCAAGCTCTCTTGAGCGACGCTGAAAATAGCCCAAGAAAGATAAAATCAGAAGTTCTGAAGCTGTGGCTGAAGAATCTCAAGCTGGCAATTTGTGATGCCGAGAACGTGCTGGATGAGATTGCTTATGAAACTCTTCGAGGCAAGTTGGAGGTACGAAAGAGGGACAAGGTAAGCAGCTTCTTTTCACACTCAAATCCCTTGGCATTTCGTCCAAAGATTGCTAACAAGGTCAAGAGCATCAATTTATTACTAGACAGAATCTGCAAAGAGGCAAATGAAATTGGCCTTGCTCCAGCAAATCAGCTCATAAATGCTAGTGGTGTCATTCAACCTACTGAATTCTCTAGGCTGACTCACCCCTTTATAGGTGATTCATCAGTTGTGGGAAGGAATGGTGATGTCTCTATGGTGAGAGACATGTTACTTGGCTCCGGTGTAGAAGATGATTTACCTGTGGTTGCCATTGTCGGAATGGCTGGGCTTGGAAAGACAACCCTTGCTCAGCTTATTTACAAGGACGACAAGGTTGTGAATTGTTTTGGTGATCGGAGAATGTGGATTTGTGTGTCTGATAATTTTGATGTTCAAAGGCTGCTTAATGAGATGATGCAGTCTCTGACTCGAGATAAATCAGAGACACCAACAATTGAAGGAATAGTGAGAAAACTTCGTGAGAGATTAAATGGAAATAAATATCTTCTTGTACTGGACGATGTTTGGAACACAAGTATAAACAAATGGGAATGCATGAGGAATTGTTTGCAAGAAATTGGTGGTTGCAAGGGAAGCAAAATTATAGTCACAACCCGTAGTATGGAGGTGGTATCAACTATGCGAACGTCTCCATCTCTCACTCATCGTTTGGGTGAGCTATCGTTTGATGATAGCTGGAACATGTTTAGGAAAAGAGCTTTTGCAAAtggaggaccaagagaaaatcGAACTTTGGTGGATATCGGCAGAAGAATGGTAGCACAGTGTAAGGGTGTGCCATTAGCAGTAAACTCTTTAGGAGGTTTATTGTACTCTAAGCAGTATCAAAAGGAATGGGAGTTGATTGAGACGACTAGAATGTGGAAATCACTTGCAAATGAAGATGGGATTCTTTCTGTATTGAGGCTGACTTACGATCATTTACCATCCCCATGCTTGAAACAATGTTTTGCATTCTGTTCATTTTTTCCAAAGGACTTTCAAATTCCAAAGGATGAGCTGATTTGGCTATGGATGGGTCTGGGATATCTTGATCAGTCTTCTTCAGAAGGAAATTTGGAAATGGAAGATGTGGGTAATgaatatttcaatatttttttacgCAATTCATTGTTGCAAGATGTCAAATTGGATGAGAACAATGATATTAAGAGCTGCAAGATGCATGATCTTGTGCATGATCTTGCACTAGATGTCTCAGAGGGTAGTTGTTTGACTTTGAAGGCTACTAAGGTGAAGGACCATTCCGAGGTTCAACATCTAATATTGCATCTTGGAGAAGGAGAAGGCTTTGAGAATttaaaaaacggtacaaatttGAGGACACTGTCTTTAACCGGGCATCTTCCCAAGAACTTTAAAGATGTAAAACGTATACGTGCCCTAACTTTGGAGATGCCAGATGTCAAAGAGTTGCCAAGTTCAATGCGCAAGCTAAAACATTTGAGGTATTTCGACCTTTCAAGGACTTCAATTGAAAAGCTGCCAAATTATATCACTAGTTTCTACAATTTGCAGACATTGAGACTTCCCCCCAGGTTGGCAGAAATTCCAAATGAATTCCATAAGTTGTTTAACTTGAGACATTTCTGTATCAGTGTTACAGATTATACTAAGAAATTGATGCCGAAGATGATAGGGCAATTGACTTCTTTGCAGACACTACCTTTCTTTGTGGTTGGCAAGGAGAAGGGCAACAAAATTGCAGAGTTGGGAAGTTTATGCCAGTTAAGAGGTAGATGTCATGTTTACGGTCTCCAGCATGTAAAGGACAAGGAAGAAGTAGAAAAGGCTAAAATGCAAGAGAAATCAGGCATTACTGAGTTGGGATTACATTGGGATGGGGACTTTGGAAAAACTGACTTTTATCATGAGGATGTGTTGCAAGGACTCAAACCTGATAGGAATGTGAAGAATTTATTACTCGAAAATTTTGGTGGACAAAGACTTGCATCATGGATGAGTGGAGACATCCAGTTTCTACAAAATTTGGTTGATATCGAATTAAGGAGCTGCAGGGAATGTGAACAAGTCCCAACACTTGGACACCTTCCGCATCTTGAAGTTGTTTCCATGGTTGGTTTCGATAATCTGACGCATATAGGTCCCAACTTCTACGGATTGGATGAAAGAATTTTCGGTCATGGTAGTAGTAGTACTCGGGCTGCACCAACAACAATAGTATTTCCGGCCCTGAGAAAACTCACTCTATGTAATATGCCTCAACTAAAAGAATGGTCAGATAGATCGTCATTGCCAGTTGTTGCCACGAGTACaatggagttctttccttgtctTGAGGAGTTATGGATCTCGGATTGCCCTCAGTTGATGACGATTCCAGGCCATTTGTTATCCCTTCAAGCTTCAACTATTGCTTGGGAGTCTGCTTTCTATTACGCAAAAGGGTTGCGTGGCCCCCACAAGCCCTACTTGATCTTAGAGGTACATGCTTCAACAAATATTGGTCTTCTCATGGCTGAATTGCTTGAAAAAAGCAAATCCCTAAGGTTTCTGGAGATACAGAGATTCAAGGAGCTGTGTTATTTGCCAAACCAGCTACTGGACCTATTGTCTCTTGAGATGTTAGAGATAAGCTATTGCTCTAATCTGGTGTATATAGTTGAAGATAAAGAAGTAGCATTCGACAGCCTAACTTCTCTTCAATTGCTTTCGATTAAGTGGTGTGATAAGTTAAGATGTTTGCCGAAAGGGCTACTACAACCAACCCTTGTAACATTAGCGATTTCGGAGTGTCCGAATTTAGGAATGGCACATCCAGATGAATTGTGTGCCCTCTCATCCCTCAAGAACCTGAGAATAGAAGGGTGTCCAAGATGGAAGAATTATTGGGAGGAGGGGCTGCTCTGCCTTACCAGCCTTAAGCAATTGGTGATAGGGGACTTCTCAGAGGAGCTTGAATATTTCCCCTGGCCCTCCTCCAGtgctactgctgctgctgctaacAAAGAATTCCCCTTCATCTCCCTAGAGTCTCTGAGTTTAGGGGGCTGGGAAAAGCTCAAGTATCTGCCTGATCAACTTCAGCACCTCACTACATTGAGAGAGTTGAAAATTTGCTCTTTCAAAGGGTTGGAAGCTCTGCCTGAGTGGTTGGGCAACCTTTCATCACTTCAAATTTTGCATCTCTGGCGTTGCAGAAGCCTGACGAGTTTTCCATCATTGGAAACAATTCAACGCCTCACCAATTTGCATACTGTGTTTCTGAATCGTTGTCCCCTTCTATTGGAAACAATCAATAAGGAAAGCAACGACCAAGAATGGCCCAAGATTTACCACAATGTATCTATCAA GTCTTTTGACGTCTTTCAATAA
- the LOC131301598 gene encoding putative disease resistance protein RGA3 isoform X1, with protein MTISPLISAAQAALTSLIPLATEQIKGAVFNFQDDLTSLHRRLTMIQALLSDAENSPRKIKSEVLKLWLKNLKLAICDAENVLDEIAYETLRGKLEVRKRDKVSSFFSHSNPLAFRPKIANKVKSINLLLDRICKEANEIGLAPANQLINASGVIQPTEFSRLTHPFIGDSSVVGRNGDVSMVRDMLLGSGVEDDLPVVAIVGMAGLGKTTLAQLIYKDDKVVNCFGDRRMWICVSDNFDVQRLLNEMMQSLTRDKSETPTIEGIVRKLRERLNGNKYLLVLDDVWNTSINKWECMRNCLQEIGGCKGSKIIVTTRSMEVVSTMRTSPSLTHRLGELSFDDSWNMFRKRAFANGGPRENRTLVDIGRRMVAQCKGVPLAVNSLGGLLYSKQYQKEWELIETTRMWKSLANEDGILSVLRLTYDHLPSPCLKQCFAFCSFFPKDFQIPKDELIWLWMGLGYLDQSSSEGNLEMEDVGNEYFNIFLRNSLLQDVKLDENNDIKSCKMHDLVHDLALDVSEGSCLTLKATKVKDHSEVQHLILHLGEGEGFENLKNGTNLRTLSLTGHLPKNFKDVKRIRALTLEMPDVKELPSSMRKLKHLRYFDLSRTSIEKLPNYITSFYNLQTLRLPPRLAEIPNEFHKLFNLRHFCISVTDYTKKLMPKMIGQLTSLQTLPFFVVGKEKGNKIAELGSLCQLRGRCHVYGLQHVKDKEEVEKAKMQEKSGITELGLHWDGDFGKTDFYHEDVLQGLKPDRNVKNLLLENFGGQRLASWMSGDIQFLQNLVDIELRSCRECEQVPTLGHLPHLEVVSMVGFDNLTHIGPNFYGLDERIFGHGSSSTRAAPTTIVFPALRKLTLCNMPQLKEWSDRSSLPVVATSTMEFFPCLEELWISDCPQLMTIPGHLLSLQASTIAWESAFYYAKGLRGPHKPYLILEVHASTNIGLLMAELLEKSKSLRFLEIQRFKELCYLPNQLLDLLSLEMLEISYCSNLVYIVEDKEVAFDSLTSLQLLSIKWCDKLRCLPKGLLQPTLVTLAISECPNLGMAHPDELCALSSLKNLRIEGCPRWKNYWEEGLLCLTSLKQLVIGDFSEELEYFPWPSSSATAAAANKEFPFISLESLSLGGWEKLKYLPDQLQHLTTLRELKICSFKGLEALPEWLGNLSSLQILHLWRCRSLTSFPSLETIQRLTNLHTVFLNRCPLLLETINKESNDQEWPKIYHNVSIKYEHWSFDVFQ; from the exons atgaCTATTTCTCCTCTCATCTCTGCTGCTCAGGCAGCCCTGACTAGCTTGATTCCACTAGCAACTGAACAAATCAAAGGGGCAGTGTTTAATTTCCAAGATGATCTCACGTCTCTCCACAGAAGGTTAACCATGATTCAAGCTCTCTTGAGCGACGCTGAAAATAGCCCAAGAAAGATAAAATCAGAAGTTCTGAAGCTGTGGCTGAAGAATCTCAAGCTGGCAATTTGTGATGCCGAGAACGTGCTGGATGAGATTGCTTATGAAACTCTTCGAGGCAAGTTGGAGGTACGAAAGAGGGACAAGGTAAGCAGCTTCTTTTCACACTCAAATCCCTTGGCATTTCGTCCAAAGATTGCTAACAAGGTCAAGAGCATCAATTTATTACTAGACAGAATCTGCAAAGAGGCAAATGAAATTGGCCTTGCTCCAGCAAATCAGCTCATAAATGCTAGTGGTGTCATTCAACCTACTGAATTCTCTAGGCTGACTCACCCCTTTATAGGTGATTCATCAGTTGTGGGAAGGAATGGTGATGTCTCTATGGTGAGAGACATGTTACTTGGCTCCGGTGTAGAAGATGATTTACCTGTGGTTGCCATTGTCGGAATGGCTGGGCTTGGAAAGACAACCCTTGCTCAGCTTATTTACAAGGACGACAAGGTTGTGAATTGTTTTGGTGATCGGAGAATGTGGATTTGTGTGTCTGATAATTTTGATGTTCAAAGGCTGCTTAATGAGATGATGCAGTCTCTGACTCGAGATAAATCAGAGACACCAACAATTGAAGGAATAGTGAGAAAACTTCGTGAGAGATTAAATGGAAATAAATATCTTCTTGTACTGGACGATGTTTGGAACACAAGTATAAACAAATGGGAATGCATGAGGAATTGTTTGCAAGAAATTGGTGGTTGCAAGGGAAGCAAAATTATAGTCACAACCCGTAGTATGGAGGTGGTATCAACTATGCGAACGTCTCCATCTCTCACTCATCGTTTGGGTGAGCTATCGTTTGATGATAGCTGGAACATGTTTAGGAAAAGAGCTTTTGCAAAtggaggaccaagagaaaatcGAACTTTGGTGGATATCGGCAGAAGAATGGTAGCACAGTGTAAGGGTGTGCCATTAGCAGTAAACTCTTTAGGAGGTTTATTGTACTCTAAGCAGTATCAAAAGGAATGGGAGTTGATTGAGACGACTAGAATGTGGAAATCACTTGCAAATGAAGATGGGATTCTTTCTGTATTGAGGCTGACTTACGATCATTTACCATCCCCATGCTTGAAACAATGTTTTGCATTCTGTTCATTTTTTCCAAAGGACTTTCAAATTCCAAAGGATGAGCTGATTTGGCTATGGATGGGTCTGGGATATCTTGATCAGTCTTCTTCAGAAGGAAATTTGGAAATGGAAGATGTGGGTAATgaatatttcaatatttttttacgCAATTCATTGTTGCAAGATGTCAAATTGGATGAGAACAATGATATTAAGAGCTGCAAGATGCATGATCTTGTGCATGATCTTGCACTAGATGTCTCAGAGGGTAGTTGTTTGACTTTGAAGGCTACTAAGGTGAAGGACCATTCCGAGGTTCAACATCTAATATTGCATCTTGGAGAAGGAGAAGGCTTTGAGAATttaaaaaacggtacaaatttGAGGACACTGTCTTTAACCGGGCATCTTCCCAAGAACTTTAAAGATGTAAAACGTATACGTGCCCTAACTTTGGAGATGCCAGATGTCAAAGAGTTGCCAAGTTCAATGCGCAAGCTAAAACATTTGAGGTATTTCGACCTTTCAAGGACTTCAATTGAAAAGCTGCCAAATTATATCACTAGTTTCTACAATTTGCAGACATTGAGACTTCCCCCCAGGTTGGCAGAAATTCCAAATGAATTCCATAAGTTGTTTAACTTGAGACATTTCTGTATCAGTGTTACAGATTATACTAAGAAATTGATGCCGAAGATGATAGGGCAATTGACTTCTTTGCAGACACTACCTTTCTTTGTGGTTGGCAAGGAGAAGGGCAACAAAATTGCAGAGTTGGGAAGTTTATGCCAGTTAAGAGGTAGATGTCATGTTTACGGTCTCCAGCATGTAAAGGACAAGGAAGAAGTAGAAAAGGCTAAAATGCAAGAGAAATCAGGCATTACTGAGTTGGGATTACATTGGGATGGGGACTTTGGAAAAACTGACTTTTATCATGAGGATGTGTTGCAAGGACTCAAACCTGATAGGAATGTGAAGAATTTATTACTCGAAAATTTTGGTGGACAAAGACTTGCATCATGGATGAGTGGAGACATCCAGTTTCTACAAAATTTGGTTGATATCGAATTAAGGAGCTGCAGGGAATGTGAACAAGTCCCAACACTTGGACACCTTCCGCATCTTGAAGTTGTTTCCATGGTTGGTTTCGATAATCTGACGCATATAGGTCCCAACTTCTACGGATTGGATGAAAGAATTTTCGGTCATGGTAGTAGTAGTACTCGGGCTGCACCAACAACAATAGTATTTCCGGCCCTGAGAAAACTCACTCTATGTAATATGCCTCAACTAAAAGAATGGTCAGATAGATCGTCATTGCCAGTTGTTGCCACGAGTACaatggagttctttccttgtctTGAGGAGTTATGGATCTCGGATTGCCCTCAGTTGATGACGATTCCAGGCCATTTGTTATCCCTTCAAGCTTCAACTATTGCTTGGGAGTCTGCTTTCTATTACGCAAAAGGGTTGCGTGGCCCCCACAAGCCCTACTTGATCTTAGAGGTACATGCTTCAACAAATATTGGTCTTCTCATGGCTGAATTGCTTGAAAAAAGCAAATCCCTAAGGTTTCTGGAGATACAGAGATTCAAGGAGCTGTGTTATTTGCCAAACCAGCTACTGGACCTATTGTCTCTTGAGATGTTAGAGATAAGCTATTGCTCTAATCTGGTGTATATAGTTGAAGATAAAGAAGTAGCATTCGACAGCCTAACTTCTCTTCAATTGCTTTCGATTAAGTGGTGTGATAAGTTAAGATGTTTGCCGAAAGGGCTACTACAACCAACCCTTGTAACATTAGCGATTTCGGAGTGTCCGAATTTAGGAATGGCACATCCAGATGAATTGTGTGCCCTCTCATCCCTCAAGAACCTGAGAATAGAAGGGTGTCCAAGATGGAAGAATTATTGGGAGGAGGGGCTGCTCTGCCTTACCAGCCTTAAGCAATTGGTGATAGGGGACTTCTCAGAGGAGCTTGAATATTTCCCCTGGCCCTCCTCCAGtgctactgctgctgctgctaacAAAGAATTCCCCTTCATCTCCCTAGAGTCTCTGAGTTTAGGGGGCTGGGAAAAGCTCAAGTATCTGCCTGATCAACTTCAGCACCTCACTACATTGAGAGAGTTGAAAATTTGCTCTTTCAAAGGGTTGGAAGCTCTGCCTGAGTGGTTGGGCAACCTTTCATCACTTCAAATTTTGCATCTCTGGCGTTGCAGAAGCCTGACGAGTTTTCCATCATTGGAAACAATTCAACGCCTCACCAATTTGCATACTGTGTTTCTGAATCGTTGTCCCCTTCTATTGGAAACAATCAATAAGGAAAGCAACGACCAAGAATGGCCCAAGATTTACCACAATGTATCTATCAAGTACGAGCACTG GTCTTTTGACGTCTTTCAATAA